The proteins below come from a single uncultured Dethiosulfovibrio sp. genomic window:
- a CDS encoding YbaK/EbsC family protein, translating to MNLSDILAPITKKTPAKLKDRGIAAMVQGGYGLWNPNAGRVMRLPLGQILDSKLETSILTSVSRWTPQMVSCPVPEGAMAIAVRQIKRSSQLPVLFVQRVDDYLEFQGYDLDKEDGVGQAMSILRSVGIALSEKGLSLRRLDETVREGIRCRLVYAGEKGDLGSLDGLRCDCGWIGGPSSSMAFGGSPSVEEDELQKVHTPGVGTIEELCGFLSVTADRTVKTMCFADEDGALVAALVRGDRKISLDKLSFTVGKDLHPASDEELKAVLGDLAGFLGPIGLPGKVSLWADSSVDGISWAVVGANEKDYHITGARWERDFSCPVADLAMMEPGDLCPLCGKPLTSGTAVSLATLELWNTWADREPSLIYVDQANRKQKPFSWLLRLDMVALEGALFRGGRLPLSLAPFPVMISPDSRDDLSSSSSLAMALERKGILSLLDDRGIEVDRSRSDSLSLKVPIFCVLRGDSLEINRADEDSYAVPLEEGVDSILSCLNL from the coding sequence TTGAACCTTTCGGATATACTTGCCCCTATAACCAAAAAGACCCCCGCTAAGCTCAAAGACCGAGGAATAGCGGCGATGGTACAGGGGGGCTATGGGCTGTGGAATCCTAACGCAGGGAGGGTGATGAGACTCCCTCTAGGGCAGATTTTGGACTCCAAGCTGGAGACATCGATTTTAACCTCGGTGTCCAGGTGGACTCCTCAGATGGTGAGTTGCCCCGTACCCGAGGGGGCTATGGCCATCGCGGTGAGGCAGATAAAGAGATCCTCCCAGCTTCCGGTGCTCTTCGTACAGAGGGTGGACGACTACCTCGAGTTTCAGGGGTACGATCTCGACAAAGAGGACGGGGTCGGTCAGGCCATGTCCATCCTTCGGTCCGTGGGCATCGCCCTCTCTGAAAAAGGCCTGTCTCTAAGGAGGCTCGACGAGACGGTTAGAGAGGGGATCCGTTGTAGACTGGTATACGCCGGTGAAAAAGGGGATCTAGGCTCTCTCGACGGCCTTCGCTGCGACTGTGGCTGGATCGGTGGTCCTTCCTCCTCTATGGCCTTTGGAGGATCTCCCTCCGTCGAGGAGGATGAACTCCAGAAGGTTCACACTCCTGGTGTAGGAACTATCGAGGAGCTCTGTGGATTTCTGTCGGTAACAGCGGATCGCACCGTCAAAACCATGTGTTTTGCCGACGAAGATGGAGCACTGGTGGCTGCGTTGGTCAGAGGGGACAGGAAAATCTCCCTGGATAAGCTCTCCTTCACCGTAGGTAAGGACCTTCATCCCGCCTCCGACGAGGAACTGAAAGCCGTTTTAGGCGATCTGGCGGGGTTTTTAGGGCCCATAGGCCTACCTGGCAAGGTATCCCTGTGGGCTGACAGTTCCGTTGATGGAATTTCCTGGGCGGTTGTGGGAGCCAACGAAAAGGACTATCATATAACAGGGGCCCGGTGGGAAAGGGACTTTTCCTGCCCCGTCGCAGATCTGGCTATGATGGAGCCTGGCGACCTGTGTCCTCTTTGCGGTAAGCCTCTGACCTCCGGGACGGCGGTATCCTTGGCGACTTTGGAGTTGTGGAACACCTGGGCCGACCGGGAACCCTCTCTGATCTACGTGGACCAGGCTAACCGAAAGCAAAAGCCTTTTAGCTGGCTCCTTCGGTTGGACATGGTAGCCCTGGAGGGAGCTCTGTTCAGAGGGGGTAGGCTACCACTATCGTTGGCTCCTTTTCCCGTTATGATCAGCCCCGACTCGAGGGATGATCTGTCCTCCTCGTCATCTTTGGCCATGGCTTTGGAGAGAAAGGGTATCCTCTCTCTCCTGGACGATCGTGGGATCGAGGTCGATAGGTCTAGGTCCGATAGCCTTAGCCTTAAGGTCCCTATTTTCTGTGTTCTCCGAGGCGATTCGCTGGAGATAAATAGAGCGGACGAGGACAGCTACGCCGTTCCCCTGGAGGAAGGAGTAGACTCTATTCTGTCCTGTCTCAACCTTTAA
- the grdA gene encoding glycine/sarcosine/betaine reductase complex selenoprotein A: protein MGKLAGKKLILLGERDGVPAPAMESCFKNSGAEVIFAVTECFVUTAAGAMDLQNQQRVKDAAEKYGAENVVVVLGSSDAEGAEIYAETVCNGDPTYAGPLAGVPLGLAVYDIFEQEIRDEADPEEWENQISMMEMVLEPEALAEAVKGIREQYSKFTL from the coding sequence ATGGGCAAATTAGCTGGAAAGAAGTTGATCCTTCTCGGCGAGAGAGACGGTGTACCCGCTCCCGCCATGGAATCTTGCTTCAAAAACAGTGGTGCAGAGGTAATCTTTGCGGTGACCGAGTGCTTCGTCTGAACTGCGGCGGGAGCGATGGACCTGCAGAACCAGCAGCGCGTCAAAGACGCTGCTGAAAAGTACGGCGCTGAAAATGTGGTAGTCGTACTGGGATCCTCCGATGCGGAAGGCGCAGAGATTTACGCCGAGACCGTGTGTAACGGAGACCCCACCTATGCAGGACCTCTCGCCGGCGTCCCGTTGGGACTCGCCGTTTACGATATTTTCGAGCAGGAAATCCGCGACGAAGCGGACCCAGAGGAGTGGGAGAACCAGATCAGCATGATGGAAATGGTTCTTGAGCCTGAAGCTCTCGCTGAGGCCGTCAAAGGCATCAGGGAGCAGTACTCCAAGTTCACCCTCTAA
- a CDS encoding methyl-accepting chemotaxis protein, with translation MSIKSKFLSMFLFVTVVVAVMTGITYRRSSIILTDQVMAVGVEAVSTSSRALEEYMAKIMAMVDNSALTIGSLWYDPANRGQIPMEDLMVEITDLNKKLGILSVYFGAEGDGAFSEGLRVRLGSDYDPRKRSWYTDAAANPGKVVVTEPYLSADSGKPLFSVAKAVFDQGKLVGVFGADVAMGVITDFAGGLRVLGEGYALLLSSEGMVVVGADDKDTMKLNLLRDQVPPSVKDMAMDMTSGRSGYRTVDDRGELSWAFYRSTSSGLSLAVIYPNSAVSALVRSLTYRLLVVSVLSILAISLAIAVTYRGIDRPLRAVAALAERVGRGDLSVDLDSVGYNCKDSLGAMIKALSSMVDGLKGTVRGIYSQSEMIASSAEGLSSLSDQSSDGSERVLRSIMEISALAEENSAALEQTNAGVEEVSSSTTMVADSSVQGAEAADSASRTSQEAVAMVIQVINGIRDVEGKTKRAIETMTTLEVSVQSISGFIDTINSIADQTNLLALNAAIEAARAGEAGRGFAVVAEEVRKLAEESAQASGQIGSLIGNLQSKTRETAAINRESEEVMERTVIDADGARQGLDEVLRQMSLLNESMQNIAASAEEQSASTGEIAHAVDMASRSTQDMAVKVGSVRDGAESTVKVSEEVASQAERLSSLAQEIKRGVEHFKLESPKGLSKV, from the coding sequence ATGAGTATAAAAAGCAAATTTTTGTCCATGTTCCTCTTTGTCACGGTGGTGGTGGCTGTGATGACCGGTATTACCTACCGAAGAAGCAGCATCATTCTCACCGATCAGGTTATGGCCGTCGGCGTGGAGGCGGTGTCCACTTCCTCCAGGGCTCTGGAGGAATATATGGCTAAAATTATGGCTATGGTTGACAACAGTGCTCTGACCATTGGTTCCCTCTGGTACGATCCCGCCAATAGAGGTCAGATACCTATGGAGGATCTCATGGTGGAGATCACCGACCTGAACAAAAAATTGGGAATCCTGTCGGTGTATTTCGGAGCAGAAGGCGATGGGGCCTTCTCCGAGGGGCTCAGGGTAAGACTGGGCAGCGATTACGACCCGAGAAAGAGGTCTTGGTACACCGATGCGGCTGCGAACCCCGGCAAGGTTGTGGTGACCGAGCCCTATCTCAGTGCGGACAGCGGGAAACCCCTTTTCTCCGTCGCTAAGGCGGTTTTCGACCAGGGGAAGCTGGTCGGTGTCTTTGGGGCGGACGTGGCTATGGGTGTTATCACCGACTTCGCCGGAGGTCTTAGGGTCCTTGGAGAAGGCTATGCCCTGCTTTTAAGCTCAGAGGGAATGGTGGTAGTAGGTGCCGACGATAAGGACACCATGAAGCTTAACCTCCTGAGGGACCAGGTTCCTCCGTCGGTCAAGGATATGGCGATGGACATGACCTCCGGAAGGTCCGGTTACAGGACCGTCGACGACAGAGGGGAGCTGTCATGGGCCTTTTATCGCTCTACGTCCTCCGGTCTTTCCCTAGCGGTGATATACCCCAATTCGGCGGTGTCCGCTCTGGTCAGGAGCCTGACCTATCGCCTTCTGGTGGTGTCGGTTCTCTCGATCCTGGCCATCTCTCTGGCTATTGCGGTGACCTACCGAGGTATAGATAGGCCCCTTAGGGCGGTGGCCGCCCTAGCCGAGAGAGTGGGAAGGGGGGATCTCTCAGTTGACCTTGACTCGGTGGGCTACAACTGCAAAGACTCCCTTGGAGCCATGATAAAGGCCCTCTCTTCCATGGTTGACGGCCTCAAAGGCACCGTGAGGGGCATATACTCTCAGAGTGAGATGATCGCCTCCAGTGCCGAAGGTCTTTCGTCCCTAAGCGACCAGTCTAGCGACGGCTCCGAAAGGGTCCTTAGGTCCATTATGGAGATATCCGCCCTGGCGGAGGAGAATTCCGCAGCTCTGGAACAGACCAACGCCGGAGTGGAGGAGGTTTCGTCGAGCACCACCATGGTGGCCGATTCCTCCGTCCAGGGAGCCGAGGCCGCCGACTCGGCGTCCAGGACCTCTCAGGAAGCTGTAGCCATGGTGATCCAGGTCATAAACGGAATCAGGGACGTGGAGGGAAAGACAAAACGAGCCATAGAGACTATGACTACCCTGGAGGTCTCGGTCCAGTCCATATCGGGCTTTATCGACACTATAAACTCTATCGCCGATCAGACCAACCTGTTGGCCCTTAACGCAGCCATAGAGGCAGCCAGAGCGGGGGAGGCGGGCAGAGGTTTTGCCGTGGTCGCCGAGGAGGTCCGTAAGCTGGCGGAGGAATCCGCCCAGGCCTCCGGCCAGATAGGCTCCCTTATAGGAAATTTACAGTCCAAGACCAGGGAGACCGCCGCCATAAACCGGGAATCCGAGGAGGTCATGGAGAGGACGGTTATAGACGCCGACGGAGCTAGACAGGGATTGGACGAGGTCTTGAGGCAGATGTCTTTGCTTAACGAGTCCATGCAAAACATAGCCGCCTCGGCGGAGGAGCAGTCCGCTTCCACCGGCGAGATAGCCCACGCCGTCGATATGGCCTCCAGATCGACCCAAGATATGGCTGTCAAGGTGGGCTCGGTGAGGGATGGTGCTGAAAGCACGGTCAAGGTCTCCGAGGAGGTTGCCTCCCAGGCGGAGAGGCTCTCTTCCCTGGCCCAGGAGATCAAAAGAGGAGTAGAACACTTTAAGCTAGAGTCCCCTAAAGGTCTCTCGAAGGTGTGA
- a CDS encoding C69 family dipeptidase, whose amino-acid sequence MILAIVLTVLLALSKRSWACTCVVVGKNASATGHIVVGHNEDDPGRAVVARHLVPPSNRGITGPFEPCSSSIKVEGPTLGYIWSQVRTIPGQSGADCYLNEKGVFIASDNCRDSRQNNEPNLSGGGIVYGFRTVLAAKARSAREGVAIATDLLDRYGYGQSGRCYTLADKDEAWMIQVVMGKHYCARRIDDDEVAFMPNHYTIDKVIVDDPRFVLSPGLVELAKSKGWLVGDEREFDFAATFQDPDSRNRPGNTYRHVHGLKKITGKIWDISDLQFSAKPTRPVDVQDVMDILREHYHGTDDDIRDGDDFSPHYTSVRRICTGTTLESLVIRFRDRPELNTLWTATGRPCTSPFVPWYGGVVGMPKEQFVEDCSAALERQFTFKPSDFDYDGGLAWWAVQDLQSLLDGQYDVEAEKVKAHVKQVERTWLAEDDEVVQKALSIYQESGEQGALFLTGQTSDKSEQATSMARYIYKNLPKTELSSDMSSMTKGDRYGEISLSFVHDSTVIESTMIFGQGMQSPLSWAKPVRGSLSQDGSRWSVRFRVREATECAIPCRGDFWLYGKDQEGQNIVGKTMIEVTKKD is encoded by the coding sequence ATGATTTTGGCTATTGTATTGACGGTGCTTCTGGCTTTATCGAAAAGATCCTGGGCCTGTACCTGCGTGGTGGTAGGCAAAAACGCCTCCGCCACAGGACATATCGTAGTGGGGCACAACGAGGACGATCCAGGCAGGGCTGTGGTGGCCCGACATCTCGTTCCCCCCTCGAATAGAGGGATAACCGGTCCCTTTGAGCCCTGTTCTTCGTCGATTAAGGTGGAAGGTCCCACCTTAGGCTATATTTGGTCCCAGGTTAGGACCATCCCTGGCCAGTCGGGGGCGGACTGTTACCTTAACGAAAAAGGGGTTTTCATAGCCAGCGATAACTGTCGGGACTCCAGACAGAACAACGAGCCCAACCTTTCAGGCGGTGGAATCGTCTACGGGTTCAGGACGGTTCTGGCGGCTAAGGCCCGATCGGCGCGGGAGGGGGTAGCTATAGCCACCGACCTCCTCGACCGCTATGGCTATGGCCAGTCGGGAAGGTGCTATACCTTAGCGGACAAAGACGAGGCCTGGATGATTCAGGTAGTTATGGGCAAACACTACTGTGCCAGGAGAATCGACGACGACGAGGTCGCCTTCATGCCCAACCACTACACCATCGACAAGGTCATCGTAGACGATCCTAGGTTCGTGCTATCCCCCGGTCTGGTGGAGCTGGCTAAGTCAAAGGGCTGGTTGGTGGGAGACGAAAGGGAGTTCGACTTCGCCGCCACTTTCCAGGATCCCGACAGCAGAAATAGACCGGGGAACACCTACCGTCACGTTCACGGCCTCAAAAAGATAACCGGAAAGATCTGGGATATATCGGACCTTCAATTCTCAGCGAAACCCACTAGACCTGTAGACGTTCAGGACGTCATGGATATCCTAAGGGAACACTATCACGGCACCGATGACGACATCAGAGACGGCGACGACTTCTCCCCTCACTACACGTCGGTCAGGAGAATCTGCACCGGAACCACCTTGGAATCGTTGGTTATCAGGTTTAGGGATAGACCGGAGCTGAACACCCTGTGGACCGCCACAGGAAGGCCCTGTACCTCCCCTTTCGTCCCATGGTACGGAGGTGTTGTCGGGATGCCCAAGGAGCAGTTCGTGGAGGATTGCTCGGCAGCGCTGGAAAGACAGTTTACCTTTAAGCCCTCCGACTTCGACTACGACGGCGGTCTAGCCTGGTGGGCAGTGCAGGACCTCCAGTCCCTTTTGGACGGCCAGTACGACGTAGAGGCCGAAAAGGTGAAAGCCCACGTAAAGCAGGTAGAGAGGACCTGGCTCGCCGAGGACGATGAAGTGGTTCAAAAAGCCCTGTCCATCTATCAGGAGAGCGGTGAACAAGGGGCCCTATTTCTCACCGGTCAGACCTCCGATAAATCGGAACAGGCCACGTCCATGGCCCGATATATCTACAAAAACCTGCCTAAGACGGAGTTATCCTCCGACATGTCCTCTATGACCAAAGGCGACCGATACGGAGAGATATCCTTGAGCTTCGTCCACGATAGTACTGTAATCGAGAGCACCATGATCTTCGGGCAGGGAATGCAGAGCCCCCTATCCTGGGCCAAACCTGTGAGAGGCTCTCTCTCTCAAGATGGGAGCAGATGGTCCGTCCGGTTCAGGGTAAGGGAGGCCACCGAGTGCGCCATTCCCTGTAGAGGGGACTTCTGGCTCTACGGCAAAGACCAGGAGGGGCAAAACATCGTAGGGAAAACGATGATCGAGGTTACAAAAAAAGACTGA
- a CDS encoding glutathione ABC transporter substrate-binding protein → MSPIGKARVLILAVVLFCLSTTTVLFADSGELVIVKNREVITLDPQDVTDIPSEEVNRTIYEGLVTFDEDLNVVPMLASEWSHSDDGREWTFTLREGIRFHSGTPFNAPAVKVNFDRILQGGYERTSLYEPVISEVEVVDNYKVKFILKEPLGPFLKIMAHTAGLIVDPSYVADEDKNAQLKDNPSGTGPFILERWEKGNFVALRANKDYWQGEPKLERLVFRTVKEDGERSKMLESGEADIAHQIPPTDVERLLKNRNIDMRILPTVIVQFIAINCQDDILKDPAVRQALAYSIDRQAICDKILRGHAEPVDSMVAPSVKGHSESRGFTYDPEKARAILKGAGWIDTDKDGVREKDGKKLSVEFWTHGRDTFSLEVPQSIKAFANAVGFDCQIKAMEWDELLATTAQEVDKNRSQLMWIGWSPSTGDADWVYRPLVHSTQWPPKGENRSFYRNTNLDQAITVGFRSVDQEERELAYKKAQEILSIELPWIPLYTKKALHGFSTKVKAVGYLPLNFLVVTHESYKGN, encoded by the coding sequence ATGAGCCCTATCGGGAAAGCAAGAGTTTTAATCTTAGCTGTAGTCCTATTTTGTCTCTCAACAACGACCGTCCTCTTCGCCGACAGCGGAGAGCTGGTCATAGTCAAAAACCGTGAGGTCATTACCTTAGACCCTCAGGACGTCACCGATATTCCATCCGAAGAGGTCAACAGGACCATATACGAGGGACTGGTGACTTTCGATGAGGACCTTAACGTTGTACCAATGCTTGCGTCGGAGTGGAGCCACAGCGACGACGGAAGAGAATGGACCTTTACATTGAGAGAAGGCATCAGGTTCCACAGTGGAACCCCTTTTAACGCCCCAGCGGTAAAGGTTAACTTCGATCGTATCTTACAGGGCGGATACGAGAGAACCTCGCTATACGAACCGGTCATAAGCGAAGTTGAGGTGGTGGATAATTACAAGGTAAAATTCATACTCAAGGAACCTCTTGGGCCATTTCTAAAAATAATGGCCCATACCGCTGGGCTTATCGTCGACCCAAGCTACGTTGCGGACGAGGATAAAAACGCCCAGTTAAAGGACAACCCCTCAGGGACGGGGCCTTTCATCCTTGAACGGTGGGAAAAAGGGAACTTCGTCGCCCTCAGAGCCAACAAAGACTATTGGCAGGGAGAGCCTAAACTGGAGAGGTTGGTCTTCCGTACGGTCAAAGAAGACGGCGAACGCTCTAAAATGCTGGAGAGTGGCGAGGCGGATATAGCCCACCAGATCCCTCCTACCGACGTGGAGAGGCTCCTAAAAAACAGGAATATAGACATGAGAATACTTCCAACCGTTATAGTCCAGTTCATAGCTATAAACTGTCAGGACGATATCCTTAAAGATCCAGCGGTGAGGCAGGCCCTTGCTTATTCCATAGATCGCCAGGCCATTTGCGACAAGATCCTCAGGGGACACGCTGAACCGGTTGATTCTATGGTAGCCCCTTCGGTCAAGGGACACAGCGAATCCCGAGGTTTTACCTACGATCCCGAAAAGGCCAGAGCTATCCTCAAAGGGGCGGGCTGGATCGACACCGATAAAGACGGCGTAAGGGAAAAGGACGGAAAAAAACTGTCCGTGGAGTTCTGGACCCACGGCAGGGACACCTTCTCCCTTGAGGTTCCCCAGTCTATAAAGGCCTTCGCTAACGCCGTAGGTTTCGACTGCCAGATTAAGGCCATGGAGTGGGACGAGCTGCTCGCCACCACCGCTCAGGAGGTAGACAAAAACCGATCTCAATTGATGTGGATCGGCTGGAGTCCCTCCACAGGGGACGCCGACTGGGTCTACCGGCCTTTAGTACACTCGACACAGTGGCCTCCTAAAGGAGAAAATCGCTCTTTCTACAGAAATACGAACCTCGATCAGGCCATAACCGTTGGATTCAGAAGCGTCGATCAGGAGGAGAGAGAGCTAGCCTATAAAAAAGCTCAGGAGATACTGAGCATAGAGCTGCCCTGGATCCCTCTTTACACAAAAAAAGCGCTTCACGGCTTCAGCACTAAGGTAAAGGCGGTAGGGTATCTGCCTCTGAACTTTCTCGTGGTGACCCACGAGAGCTACAAGGGAAACTAG
- a CDS encoding GntR family transcriptional regulator → MAGKADEQAFSAIIDLIVDHQVAPGERLYEPDLVEKIGLSRTPIRQALGRLIAEGVLERIKGQKGYRIPNLDREDLIQVFVARATLEGKATELAASWGSEEDAKELRDIVDQENRFVELYGNQRKSVFADLNDRFHQKIVLMSNNTYFQRHFIQLYRRSSLYTFYYSPYYILDVGSEEYVARRRAGRHKSSEEHEKIVKAIEDRDGLRAKDAMESHIMGTVEHRLTLGML, encoded by the coding sequence ATGGCAGGCAAGGCCGACGAACAGGCTTTCAGCGCGATTATAGACCTTATAGTCGACCACCAAGTAGCCCCAGGAGAAAGGCTTTACGAGCCCGATCTGGTGGAAAAAATAGGGCTTAGCCGGACCCCTATCCGCCAGGCTCTAGGGAGGCTTATAGCTGAGGGAGTTCTGGAGAGGATAAAAGGCCAAAAGGGATATCGAATCCCCAACCTCGACAGAGAAGATTTAATACAGGTCTTCGTGGCCCGAGCCACGCTGGAGGGCAAGGCCACCGAATTGGCAGCTTCCTGGGGAAGCGAGGAAGACGCAAAAGAACTCAGGGATATCGTCGATCAGGAAAATCGCTTTGTCGAACTTTACGGCAATCAAAGAAAAAGCGTCTTTGCCGACCTAAACGATAGGTTTCACCAAAAGATAGTCCTGATGAGCAACAACACATATTTTCAAAGGCATTTCATACAACTGTACAGGAGATCCTCCCTCTACACATTTTATTACTCTCCATATTACATATTGGACGTAGGCAGCGAGGAATATGTCGCAAGGAGAAGGGCTGGGCGACACAAAAGCTCCGAGGAGCACGAAAAGATAGTAAAAGCCATAGAGGACAGAGATGGCCTCAGGGCTAAAGATGCCATGGAAAGCCACATAATGGGGACCGTGGAGCATAGATTGACCCTTGGGATGCTTTAG